From the genome of Colletotrichum higginsianum IMI 349063 chromosome 4, whole genome shotgun sequence, one region includes:
- a CDS encoding Benzaldehyde lyase — protein MRATCHRLLRYWFESIICYTKSAQLLQVTIEIHTRVHEMAFHLKHPENRELVGGDLLAQSLARLGATVAFGIHGGHLDSFLMAAVEANIKLVDVRHETVAVQAAEGWAKVRGNDAPGVCFITANSGFCNGLPGLGTAFADRSPVFCVTSSPPLRDAETNALQGFHDQVVLARPVTKFAHRVTSADEIPRVVSLAWRATTAGAPGPVLVDFPIDVLFTPVRAGSIAWGSVTAPPVSYPAPDPGAVDETVRLWREAKRPVIIVSTGAARAADEVAGLAEATGTPVFHSPKFSTTMRRSHPLFAGAATQLPLLLAQGQAPDFVLLLGARTGFLLGGRSGAVVPNEDSAKVVQVDLDGSEIGRSRRIDVGIVSDVGLAASALTAAASKFPFEASSDWLKEAVGLKKVGAKLMGDEDEPVVFESNGRLHPYHGVRTLFESLPESSIVCIDGGEASGWALQCLNDARAGLSMVTTGYLGFLGNGFGYSLGAAVAAPDKLVVNLHGDGSAGFHIGELDTYAKFGLNILTVIINNSVWGMSQAGQDMIYGAQTPQRPCIAMNPAVKYEVVAEGFGCASAVVDVVEGGSDSNGQKTLETLKETVRDLTSRRRPALLNLKVSDLPYHSSTKAMVGANNDPNTIVVPYYDNLPRPYYKTPRTETV, from the exons ATGCGTGCAACTTGCCACCGGCTCTTGAGATATTGGTTCGAGTCGATCATATGTTACACAAAAAGTGCGCAACTGCTACAAGTAACCATTGAGATACATACTCGCGTTCACGAAATGGCATTCCATCTGAAGCACCCCGAAAAccgcgagctcgtcggggGTGATCTCCTCGCGCAGTCTCTAGCCCGGCTAGGCGCAACGGTTGCGTTTGGCATTCACG GCGGGCATCTCGACAGCTTCCTCATGGCCGCAGTCGAGGCCAACATCAAACTCGTGGACGTGCGTCACGAGACCGTCGCCGtgcaggccgccgagggctgGGCCAAGGTGAGGGGGAACGACGCGCCGGGGGTGTGCTTCATCACGGCCAACTCGGGCTTCTGCAACGGCCTGCCGGGCCTCGGcaccgccttcgccgaccgGTCCCCCGTCTTCTGCGTCaccagctcgccgccgctgcgcgACGCCGAGACCAACGCCCTCCAGGGCTTCCACGACCAGGTCGTCCTCGCGCGGCCGGTGACCAAGTTCGCGCACCGCGTCACgagcgccgacgagatcCCCCGCGTCGTCAGCCTGGCGTGGCGGGCGACGACTGCGGGCGCGCCCGGGCCGGTGCTCGTGGATTTCCCAATCGACGTGCTCTTCACGCCGGTCCGGGCCGGGAGCATCGCGTGGGGTTCCGTCACGGCACCGCCGGTGTCGTACCCGGCTCCCGATCCTGGCGCCGTGGACGAAACGGTGCGTCTGTGGAGGGAAGCGAAGCGGCCAGTCATTATCGTCTCGACTGGCGCTGCAagggcggcggacgaggtcgcaGGTCTTGCGGAGGCGACGGGCACGCCAGTCTTCCACTCCCCCAAattctcgacgacgatgcgaCGTTCGCACCCTCTGTTTGCCGGCGCGGCGACCCAGCTGCCGCTTTTGCTTGCCCAAGGGCAGGCTCCTGATTtcgtcctgctgctgggggCCAGGACTGGATTCCTACTCGGCGGCAGAAGCGGCGCAGTCGTGCCGAACGAGGACAGTGCAAAAGTAGTGCAGGTGGACTTGGACGGGAGTGAAATCGGTCGTTCGAGGAGGATTGAC GTCGGCATCGTCTCAGACGTTGGTCTCGCAGCCAGTGCTTTGACTGCAGCGGCATCCAAATTCCCCTTCGAGGCCTCGAGTGACTGGTTGAAGGAGGCCGTCGGTCTGAAGAAGGTCGGCGCAAAGCTGATGGGGGACGAGGATGAACCCGTGGTTTTCGAGTCCAATGGACGCCTTCACCCGTATCACGGCGTTAGAACGCTTTTTGAATCACTCCCGGAAAGCAGTATCGTCTGTattgacggcggcgaagcaAGTGGATGGGCTCTGCAGTGTCTCAACGACGCCAGGGCTGGGCTATCCATGGTAACCACTGGTTACCTAGGCTTCTTGGGGAATGGATTCGGATATTCGCTCG gcgccgccgtggccgctCCGGACAAGCTAGTAGTCAACCTCCACGGAGATGGCAGTGCGGGTTTCCATatcggcgagctcgacacCTACGCCAAGTTTGGGCTCAACATCTTGACGGTCATCATTAACAACAGCGTATGGGGCATGTCGCAGGCGGGGCAAGACATGATCTACGGCGCGCAAACGCCGCAGCGGCCATGCATTGCGATGAACCCTGCTGTCAAGTACGAGGTCGTGGCGGAAGGGTTTGGCTGCGCGTCCGCCGtagttgatgttgttgagGGGGGCAGTGACAGCAACGGACAAAAGACTCTGGAAACGCTGAAAGAGACAGTACGGGATTTGACGAGCCGCAGAAGACCGGCATTGCTTAACCTCAAGGTCTCAGATCTACCATACCACAGCAGCACCAAGGCCATG GTCGGAGCAAACAACGACCCCAACACTATCGTTGTGCCATACTACGACAATCTTCCCAGACCTTACTACAAGACACCAAGAACAGAAACAGTCTAG
- a CDS encoding Short chain dehydrogenase, giving the protein MDSPVWFITGASSGFGLAIAKEALSRGHRVIATARNPSNLSDLASAGADLLPLDVTADEATVTETVNKAFAIHGKVTHVINSAGYILDGTIEEANAQEVFDSYNTNVFGALKVCRAVAPHLRAQRFGIVVNIGSVGSWAGGAAVALYCSTKAAVSIFTEGFADEMKPFGVDVCALEPGYFRTRFLNAGTRTKAKLSIDAYNEGPAGDYKKLLEVANNNQAGDPLKGARVVVDVMTKSGSAEGRDIPVRLILGTDCLAGVRQKCKDTLALLDEWESVSASTNF; this is encoded by the coding sequence ATGGACTCACCAGTCTGGTTCATCACGGGTGCCTCCTCAGGTttcggcctcgccatcgccaaagAAGCCCTTTCCCGCGGCCACCGCGTCATCGCCACAGCCCGCAACCCGTCCAACCTCTCCGACCTTGCCTCTGCCGGAGCTGACCTCCTGCCCCTGGacgtcaccgccgacgaggccacAGTCACAGAGACGGTGAACAAGGCCTTCGCCATCCACGGCAAGGTCACCCACGTTATCAACTCGGCCGGCTACATCCTCGACGGCAccatcgaggaggccaacGCCCAGGAAGTTTTCGACAGCTACAACACCAACGTCTTCGGCGCCCTCAAAGTCTGCCGTGCGGTGGCCCCGCACCTCCGCGCTCAGCGCTTCGGAATCGTCGTCAACATCGGCAGTGTCGGGAGCTGggccggcggtgccgccgtcgcgctcTACTGCTccaccaaggccgccgtcagCATCTTCACCGAGGGGTTCGCTGACGAGATGAAGCCCTTCGGCGTCGATGTCTGCGCCCTCGAGCCAGGCTACTTCCGTACGAGGTTCCTCAACGCTGGGACCCGCACCAAGGCGAAGCTGTCCATCGACGCGTACAACGAGGGCCCAGCGGGCGACTACAAGAAGCTGCTTGAGGtcgccaacaacaaccaggCTGGTGACCCGCTCAAGGGGGCTCGCGTCGTGGTGGATGTGATGACCAAGTCAGGGTCTGCCGAGGGGCGGGATATCCCCGTGAGGTTGATCCTGGGTACTGACTGTCTTGCCGGGGTCCGTCAAAAGTGCAAGGATACTTTGGCTCTGCTGGATGAGTGGGAGTCCGTCTCCGCATCTACCAACTTCTAG